The Mucilaginibacter mallensis genome has a segment encoding these proteins:
- a CDS encoding glycosyltransferase family protein, translated as MKITFICASLEPGRDGVGDYVRRLACEIIKQGHKAEAVALNDPYVALIKKDIQWLHTVGLSVFRLSSSLSMADRYKYLHNRLETFDPDMVSLQYVGFGFNKYGLPIDILLKLRKTLNKRRLHLMLHELWCGMAITAGQKEKILGETQKFFLKTMIKGLKPEAIFTSIEPYQSFLQNIGIKAIVVPIFGNVPANEECNENDWQHLVDETGLSSLVTNPQAWLTLGFFGTTYSCQGLDELLELAALAAKSGGLKLGVIFIGNNRDQHTLDLIKTMPNTTFWQTGALSTGKINRCMQLINIGVVTSPVDGINKSGSALAWMERGIPVLISKADKHYKEGAMAKQGIYQATSVNVILNAYKTKDELVPVNNLKKAAVAYTTCSL; from the coding sequence ATGAAAATCACTTTTATCTGTGCCTCTCTTGAGCCTGGCCGTGATGGCGTAGGCGATTATGTGCGCCGACTGGCTTGTGAAATCATTAAACAAGGGCATAAGGCCGAAGCAGTGGCTTTGAACGACCCCTATGTTGCTCTTATAAAAAAAGATATTCAATGGCTCCATACAGTTGGCTTATCGGTGTTTCGTTTATCTTCATCTTTAAGTATGGCCGATAGATACAAGTATTTACATAATCGGCTGGAAACATTTGACCCGGATATGGTCAGTTTACAATATGTAGGTTTTGGTTTTAACAAATATGGCTTACCAATAGATATCCTGTTAAAACTTCGCAAAACTTTAAATAAAAGGAGGTTGCATCTTATGCTCCATGAGCTTTGGTGCGGTATGGCGATAACTGCCGGGCAAAAAGAGAAAATCCTGGGCGAAACACAGAAATTCTTTTTGAAAACAATGATAAAAGGGCTAAAACCCGAAGCCATTTTCACAAGTATAGAACCTTACCAGAGTTTCCTGCAAAATATAGGCATCAAAGCCATTGTAGTACCCATTTTTGGTAATGTACCTGCCAATGAGGAATGTAATGAAAATGACTGGCAGCACCTGGTTGATGAAACAGGTCTTTCTTCGCTGGTAACAAACCCTCAGGCATGGCTTACCCTGGGTTTCTTCGGAACCACCTATAGTTGCCAGGGGCTTGATGAGCTACTGGAATTGGCAGCATTAGCTGCAAAATCAGGAGGATTAAAACTCGGGGTTATATTCATAGGCAATAACAGGGATCAACATACATTAGACTTGATTAAAACTATGCCCAATACCACTTTCTGGCAAACCGGCGCTCTATCAACTGGAAAGATCAACCGTTGTATGCAGCTTATAAATATTGGCGTGGTAACCAGCCCGGTAGACGGGATCAACAAAAGCGGATCAGCACTGGCCTGGATGGAAAGAGGAATACCCGTATTAATATCAAAGGCCGACAAACACTACAAAGAAGGTGCAATGGCTAAACAAGGCATATATCAGGCTACTTCAGTAAATGTGATATTGAATGCCTACAAAACTAAGGATGAGTTAGTACCTGTCAACAATTTAAAAAAAGCCGCAGTCGCCTATACCACATGTAGTCTTTAA
- a CDS encoding NAD-dependent epimerase/dehydratase family protein, translating to MAPTILITGASGFLGTYLADEAAKQGYQLIGIDLRAPLRPHLWVGFATSSLENVDLDQLLKGHHLAAVCHLAGGASVALSVNDPYGDFSSLLPGTARIALYLLKNQPQAQIFFFSSAAVYGNPKTLPITEHTPVQPISPYGIHKSLAESLLANYSRAMGLKATIFRIFSVYGPGLRKQLIYDVSLRAIRAAALGERSIQLFGTGLESRDFLYVEDLCQAVLTVLSAQTNTDFAIYNLGSGVENTVADVANCIVKHLGIDIEVTFDGKVPKGDPLNWRADISKLSQLGFSAEYSMNDGLKQVADWAKALA from the coding sequence ATGGCCCCAACTATATTAATCACGGGAGCTTCAGGGTTTTTAGGTACCTACCTGGCAGACGAAGCCGCAAAACAAGGTTATCAACTGATAGGCATTGATTTGAGAGCTCCACTACGCCCACATTTGTGGGTTGGCTTTGCTACCTCATCCCTTGAAAATGTTGACCTTGATCAATTGCTTAAAGGCCATCATTTAGCCGCTGTTTGCCATTTGGCGGGGGGGGCATCCGTAGCTTTATCGGTAAATGACCCATATGGTGATTTTTCGAGCTTGTTGCCAGGAACAGCACGCATAGCACTTTATCTACTCAAAAACCAACCGCAGGCACAAATATTTTTCTTTTCCAGCGCTGCCGTTTATGGCAATCCAAAAACATTGCCGATTACCGAACATACACCCGTACAGCCTATTTCGCCATATGGCATTCACAAATCTTTGGCTGAGTCATTACTGGCAAATTATTCAAGGGCGATGGGTCTGAAGGCTACCATATTTCGCATATTTTCTGTGTATGGGCCAGGATTGAGGAAACAGTTAATTTATGACGTTAGCTTACGCGCCATAAGAGCTGCTGCACTTGGTGAACGGAGTATACAGTTATTTGGCACCGGTCTGGAAAGTCGTGATTTTCTCTATGTTGAAGATCTTTGCCAGGCAGTACTTACGGTACTTAGTGCACAGACAAATACAGACTTCGCCATATATAACCTGGGCTCGGGCGTTGAAAACACCGTAGCCGATGTTGCCAATTGCATTGTAAAACATTTAGGTATTGATATAGAGGTAACTTTTGATGGCAAAGTACCCAAAGGCGATCCGTTGAACTGGCGGGCCGATATTAGCAAGCTATCACAAC
- a CDS encoding glycosyltransferase family 2 protein: MSLLNKLPSAGQKRGWPWDEEVKDDIYSSKTQWPKISIVTPSYNQGEFIEETIRSILLQNYPNLEYIIIDGGSKDDTVEIIKKYEKWITFWVSEKDKGQANAINKGIYKCTGEIFNWINSDDYLAPNALANIAEAFKSGYTIAGKVYNFYDNDPEFKDIVENKALTSNRFISLKSTFHQPGIWCDLNNIKATSKFQENSSYYFDRIFFTTYFVKFKKVIYNDQVLVHFRYHENSKTLVIRDSHADELIEFYNQLLENPLFRSFKKEIKSALKYQLLPEKHIGDWEYKNAHKNVGSRLSSYLGLMFRKPELIQSRHFFTKLKRSVLQNLT; the protein is encoded by the coding sequence ATGTCGTTACTGAATAAACTACCATCTGCTGGTCAAAAACGTGGATGGCCATGGGACGAAGAAGTTAAGGATGATATTTATTCATCAAAAACCCAATGGCCTAAAATTTCGATAGTTACGCCAAGTTACAACCAGGGGGAATTTATTGAAGAAACTATTCGTTCTATCCTGTTACAAAATTACCCCAACCTGGAGTATATCATTATTGATGGTGGCAGCAAAGATGATACGGTTGAAATTATTAAGAAGTATGAAAAATGGATCACCTTTTGGGTTAGCGAAAAAGATAAAGGGCAAGCCAACGCTATAAACAAAGGAATTTACAAATGTACCGGTGAGATTTTTAACTGGATCAATAGTGATGACTACCTCGCCCCCAATGCTTTGGCCAATATAGCCGAAGCATTTAAAAGCGGCTATACCATTGCAGGTAAAGTTTACAACTTTTATGACAATGATCCGGAGTTTAAAGACATCGTTGAAAATAAAGCGCTTACCAGTAATCGGTTCATATCTCTTAAAAGCACATTTCATCAACCAGGCATCTGGTGCGATTTAAATAACATTAAAGCAACAAGCAAATTTCAGGAGAACTCATCTTATTACTTCGATAGAATATTCTTCACTACTTATTTCGTGAAATTTAAAAAGGTAATCTATAACGATCAGGTACTTGTTCATTTCAGGTATCATGAAAATTCAAAAACATTAGTGATACGTGATAGCCATGCGGATGAGTTGATAGAATTTTACAATCAACTATTGGAAAATCCGCTATTCAGATCTTTTAAAAAAGAAATAAAATCAGCTTTAAAATACCAGCTATTACCCGAAAAACATATTGGCGACTGGGAATATAAGAATGCACATAAAAACGTGGGCAGCAGGCTATCAAGTTATTTGGGCCTGATGTTCAGAAAACCGGAACTGATTCAATCGCGCCATTTTTTTACAAAGTTAAAAAGAAGTGTTCTGCAAAACTTAACCTAA
- a CDS encoding GumC family protein, producing the protein MKNERLFLSSAFTDQEHVPQKDIRGLFTKYLHSWPFFLISLALTFSIAYFYIKSTKPVYDIKATLAITDEKKSPDAKEALAELDVTAQPKDIESEVEFIKSRPLIREVVDALQLATNYKDENNYKHSDLYVNTPIRFKLIHSSGDGRDLSLLIFIKDANSFVIKSSNGESPVYKFNTLLKNDLGIWELTKTQNFDSYIGKTINISIQNPEDVVTLYQNAIAVTLNKDAPIIELELEDEIPERGKEILTQLINAYKISSIEDKNKVTQSTLKFIDDRLSTLTGELTNAEKNVEGFKSSIGLTDISSKSKFYLDNVQSNDSRLNDVNIQLNVIEGIERYVNSSTSSGNVPATLGISDPGLISLVDQLSKLQLQHDRLLATTPEQNPIFDPLNRQIKSTKTQIKETIVSIKSSLLSVQRELQHNNSGFEASIKDIPGQERQYISIKRQQSIKENLYIYLLQKKEEVSLSYASTITGIRTVEEPYFIAPKSKKQVPYVLALLLGLGVPVSFIYGRDLLKNKVLTRSEIEKATGAHVICELNQNKGDVQIAVLEKGAYAITEQFRSLRTNLHLLYPDKPSGRVTMFTSSVAGEGKSFIASNMGAALAATNRKVIILELDMRRPKISEILKLKSDQPGLSNYLTGEITLAEIIQPSGIHHHLDVIGAGPIPDNPSELLDNIKLDVLINKLRSDYDDILIDTPPLHLVTDALLLARICDVTLYVVKQGYTDKSELTFIKQMVKEDKLPNLNIVFNGIQRSKYGYGYNYDNSYYVNPKQRKQRS; encoded by the coding sequence ATGAAAAACGAGCGCCTTTTTCTATCCTCCGCGTTTACCGACCAGGAACACGTCCCGCAAAAAGACATCCGTGGCTTATTTACCAAATACCTGCATAGCTGGCCTTTTTTTCTAATCAGCCTGGCACTAACCTTCAGTATTGCTTATTTTTATATCAAAAGCACGAAACCTGTTTATGATATAAAAGCTACGCTGGCTATAACTGATGAAAAAAAATCGCCGGATGCCAAAGAAGCGCTCGCTGAACTTGATGTTACGGCCCAGCCAAAGGACATTGAAAGCGAAGTCGAATTCATCAAGTCCAGGCCATTGATACGCGAAGTTGTTGACGCTTTACAACTGGCAACCAATTATAAAGATGAAAACAACTACAAGCATAGTGATTTGTATGTTAACACGCCGATTCGGTTTAAGCTGATACACAGTTCCGGAGACGGGAGAGATCTGTCACTCTTAATTTTTATTAAAGATGCCAATTCCTTTGTAATAAAATCATCAAATGGTGAATCACCAGTGTACAAATTTAATACGTTATTAAAAAATGATCTGGGTATCTGGGAACTTACAAAAACTCAAAATTTTGACAGTTACATTGGCAAAACAATTAACATAAGTATCCAAAACCCGGAAGACGTGGTTACCTTATACCAAAACGCAATTGCAGTAACGCTTAATAAAGACGCGCCTATTATTGAATTGGAGCTTGAAGATGAAATCCCGGAAAGGGGAAAAGAAATTTTAACCCAACTGATCAATGCCTACAAAATTTCAAGCATTGAAGATAAAAACAAGGTTACCCAAAGCACCCTTAAATTTATTGACGACAGGCTTTCTACACTTACAGGTGAATTAACTAACGCTGAAAAAAATGTGGAGGGCTTTAAAAGCAGCATAGGGCTCACCGACATTTCATCCAAATCAAAATTCTATTTAGACAATGTTCAGTCGAACGATTCGCGTTTAAACGACGTTAATATCCAGCTTAATGTAATTGAAGGTATTGAACGTTATGTTAATTCAAGTACTTCATCCGGCAATGTGCCTGCTACTCTGGGCATTTCTGATCCTGGCCTGATCAGCCTTGTTGACCAGCTATCAAAACTACAGCTGCAACACGACAGGTTGCTAGCAACTACTCCCGAACAGAATCCCATATTTGACCCTTTAAACAGACAAATAAAATCAACTAAAACCCAAATAAAAGAAACCATCGTCAGCATCAAATCTTCCTTGCTATCTGTACAAAGGGAACTTCAGCACAACAATTCCGGTTTTGAAGCTTCAATTAAAGACATTCCCGGTCAGGAAAGACAATATATCAGTATTAAGCGCCAGCAAAGCATCAAGGAGAACCTGTATATCTATCTGCTTCAGAAAAAGGAAGAGGTTTCATTAAGCTATGCCTCTACCATAACCGGTATCCGTACAGTTGAAGAACCTTACTTTATTGCGCCAAAATCAAAAAAACAAGTTCCTTATGTATTGGCATTATTGCTTGGTCTGGGTGTACCTGTTTCCTTTATCTATGGCCGCGATTTACTAAAAAACAAAGTGCTGACCCGTTCTGAAATAGAAAAGGCAACAGGCGCTCACGTTATTTGCGAATTAAACCAAAACAAGGGAGATGTGCAGATTGCCGTGCTTGAAAAGGGTGCATACGCCATAACGGAGCAGTTCAGATCGTTACGCACTAATTTGCATTTGTTATACCCTGATAAACCAAGCGGCAGAGTAACTATGTTTACTTCGAGCGTTGCCGGTGAAGGTAAAAGTTTTATTGCCAGTAATATGGGCGCTGCACTGGCTGCAACCAACAGAAAGGTAATAATATTAGAACTGGATATGCGCAGGCCTAAGATATCTGAGATCTTAAAGTTAAAGAGCGATCAGCCGGGCTTAAGCAATTACCTTACAGGTGAAATAACATTGGCAGAGATAATCCAGCCCTCCGGTATCCATCATCATTTAGATGTGATTGGAGCCGGCCCTATACCTGACAATCCATCCGAATTACTGGACAATATAAAGCTTGATGTCCTGATTAATAAGTTAAGAAGCGATTACGATGATATTTTGATCGATACACCGCCGCTTCACCTGGTAACAGATGCCCTGTTGCTGGCAAGAATTTGTGATGTTACCTTATACGTAGTTAAACAAGGTTATACCGATAAATCAGAGCTTACATTTATAAAACAGATGGTTAAAGAAGACAAACTTCCTAACCTGAATATTGTGTTCAATGGTATCCAACGCTCAAAATACGGTTATGGCTATAATTATGACAATAGCTACTATGTGAACCCCAAGCAAAGAAAACAGCGCTCCTGA
- a CDS encoding polysaccharide biosynthesis/export family protein produces the protein MNININHRTLLLFVSSVILFAASSCNSYKNIPYFQNVNRSNTVNEKIDNYSPITIQKQDILGITVTSLNPDAWKDDSVKPNGYLVDMNGNIQLPLVGSMKAEGFTTNDLQQQIAAKLATYLKEPSVNVRIMNFKISVIGDVAHPNVYPIQNERVTIPEALGLAGDLNITGIRNNVLLIREINGNRQYVNIDLTSADLFKSPYYYLKNNDVIYVQPDKTKSNSGDRSYRTISLLLGALSLVATIVLTAVVNK, from the coding sequence ATGAATATAAATATAAATCACCGTACGCTCTTATTATTTGTATCATCCGTTATTCTTTTTGCGGCATCCTCCTGCAATTCGTACAAGAACATCCCCTATTTTCAGAATGTGAACCGTTCAAACACTGTAAATGAGAAAATTGATAATTATTCACCGATTACCATTCAAAAACAGGATATTTTAGGAATTACGGTCACCAGCCTTAACCCTGATGCCTGGAAAGATGATAGTGTGAAACCAAACGGGTATTTGGTAGATATGAATGGTAATATACAATTACCCTTAGTGGGAAGCATGAAAGCCGAAGGATTTACCACTAACGATCTTCAGCAGCAAATAGCAGCCAAACTGGCAACCTATTTAAAAGAACCGTCTGTTAATGTAAGGATCATGAATTTCAAGATATCGGTGATAGGGGACGTAGCGCATCCAAATGTTTACCCGATACAAAATGAGCGGGTTACCATCCCTGAAGCACTTGGGCTTGCGGGAGATCTGAATATAACAGGCATCAGAAATAACGTACTACTGATAAGAGAAATTAATGGCAACAGACAATATGTTAACATAGACCTTACTTCGGCTGACTTATTTAAGTCGCCCTATTATTATCTAAAAAACAACGATGTAATTTATGTGCAACCGGATAAAACAAAATCTAATTCAGGTGATAGAAGTTATCGAACAATAAGCCTGCTGTTAGGTGCTTTATCTCTAGTCGCAACTATTGTACTTACCGCTGTAGTAAACAAATAA
- a CDS encoding glycosyltransferase, with protein MSHTFPKKILLMGHTDGLGGAQTAYRKLFDFAKQAGYEVKIINITDRKTHDQPFGRIALIGQVEHKVSGLQKITKYWNLVLSGMRARRYNPDIFVSIGLSNSSNFISKFLSSGCFKIAQDFIADRSQEEDIWNNSRKNFDGIAVQAPSMLDYWKKTLADPSGVNWLPCFPQTPVDGVLKSTKDKSKERVRLAYFGRLAGNKGLNLLFKSLAALPASANIALDLWGKGDQENHLKQLAQDLNLENKITFCGGYPANREGAELMASYDGLVLTSTEMEGLPLILLESMAYGLPFMATNIGAIRDCCLDNPDTILVQPTQDEITTGLSILVNRLVDNEFDPIRLRKYYEQNFSPAVMGTRWKECFDNPKLFFS; from the coding sequence ATGAGTCACACGTTTCCGAAAAAAATTCTATTGATGGGCCATACTGATGGTTTGGGGGGTGCACAAACTGCTTACCGGAAACTATTTGATTTTGCAAAACAGGCCGGTTACGAGGTAAAAATCATCAACATAACTGATAGAAAGACACATGACCAACCTTTTGGCCGCATTGCTTTAATAGGGCAAGTGGAGCATAAAGTTTCCGGTCTGCAAAAAATCACTAAATATTGGAATCTCGTTTTATCGGGCATGCGCGCAAGGCGTTATAATCCTGATATTTTTGTGAGTATAGGCCTGTCAAACTCATCAAATTTCATTAGTAAATTTCTGTCGTCAGGCTGCTTCAAAATTGCCCAGGATTTTATAGCTGACAGATCGCAGGAAGAAGATATCTGGAATAACAGCCGTAAGAATTTCGATGGTATTGCTGTTCAGGCGCCATCGATGCTTGACTACTGGAAAAAAACGCTTGCTGATCCTTCAGGTGTAAACTGGCTGCCATGTTTCCCGCAGACACCGGTAGATGGTGTGTTGAAATCAACAAAAGATAAATCAAAGGAACGGGTCCGGCTAGCATATTTTGGGAGACTAGCCGGCAATAAAGGGTTGAATCTGCTATTTAAATCACTTGCTGCTTTACCTGCATCAGCTAATATAGCACTTGATTTATGGGGTAAGGGTGATCAGGAAAATCATCTGAAACAGCTTGCTCAAGACCTCAACCTTGAAAACAAAATTACGTTTTGTGGGGGCTATCCTGCCAACCGGGAGGGTGCCGAATTAATGGCATCATACGATGGCCTGGTTTTAACATCCACAGAAATGGAAGGCCTGCCCCTGATTTTATTGGAATCGATGGCTTATGGTTTACCGTTTATGGCTACCAATATAGGCGCTATCCGCGACTGTTGCCTGGACAATCCAGACACTATCCTGGTTCAACCTACCCAGGATGAGATAACTACAGGATTATCAATACTTGTAAACCGCTTAGTGGACAATGAATTTGATCCCATTAGACTGAGGAAATACTACGAACAAAATTTTTCACCGGCTGTAATGGGCACCCGCTGGAAAGAGTGTTTTGACAATCCTAAACTATTTTTTTCATGA
- a CDS encoding MATE family efflux transporter yields the protein MKAAVQNLPVHSKYAKIIEWGKLITITGSAQLIIQLIGFLSAIIIIRLLPTKEYALYTLANTMLGTMILLADGGVSTGVMSQGGKIWMDREKLGLVIATGLDLRKKLAIGSLLVAVPILLYLLLHHGASWLMASLITLSLIPAFFTSLSGTLLEVAPKLKQDIAPLQKIQVGTNILRLMLIGLTIFTFPWAYIAVLASGLPQIWANLKLRKTSYEYARFDQKADPIITKEILAFVKRILPGAIYYCASGQITIWLISIFGSTTAVAQVGALGRLVMVLGLFNVLFSTLISPRFARLANDKRVLLSNYIKIQLVLFVLMALIITVVWLFPTPILWILGPSYSNLKNEMVLNIAGSCVALIAGSSFSLYTHRGWAIKPIILIPLSIAAIAVSASLINISTLHGILLLNLYVAGFEAVMHVLFSFIMINKVKSVKDVVTE from the coding sequence ATGAAAGCTGCTGTACAAAACCTGCCCGTTCACTCAAAATATGCTAAAATAATTGAATGGGGTAAACTAATTACCATCACCGGTTCCGCGCAATTGATCATTCAGTTAATTGGTTTTTTAAGTGCAATTATTATCATACGGCTATTGCCAACCAAAGAATATGCACTATATACCCTGGCTAATACCATGCTCGGCACTATGATTTTGTTAGCCGACGGAGGCGTATCAACGGGAGTAATGTCGCAAGGCGGTAAAATATGGATGGACCGTGAAAAGCTGGGACTGGTAATAGCGACCGGGCTCGACCTGAGAAAGAAACTAGCCATAGGAAGTTTACTTGTAGCCGTACCCATTTTATTGTACCTATTGCTGCATCACGGTGCAAGTTGGCTAATGGCATCCCTGATCACTTTGTCGTTAATACCGGCGTTTTTCACGTCATTATCAGGCACCTTACTTGAAGTCGCTCCCAAATTAAAACAAGATATCGCGCCGCTTCAAAAAATACAGGTTGGCACCAATATTTTGCGGTTAATGCTTATTGGGCTTACTATATTCACTTTTCCATGGGCATATATTGCGGTACTCGCCTCAGGTTTACCCCAAATTTGGGCAAACCTAAAATTAAGAAAAACCTCTTATGAATATGCCCGTTTTGATCAAAAGGCTGATCCGATAATTACAAAAGAGATCTTAGCTTTTGTAAAACGAATTTTACCGGGTGCCATCTATTACTGTGCATCTGGTCAAATAACTATCTGGCTCATATCAATTTTCGGGTCAACAACTGCTGTAGCCCAAGTTGGCGCACTTGGCCGACTGGTAATGGTACTCGGCTTATTCAACGTACTTTTTTCAACATTGATATCGCCCCGCTTTGCTCGCTTAGCTAATGATAAAAGAGTTTTATTAAGTAATTATATCAAAATACAGCTGGTACTATTTGTATTAATGGCATTAATCATAACCGTAGTTTGGTTGTTCCCAACACCTATTTTGTGGATACTGGGCCCCTCCTACTCCAACCTGAAAAACGAAATGGTATTAAATATTGCCGGTAGTTGCGTTGCATTAATAGCAGGTTCCTCTTTTTCCTTATACACACACCGCGGCTGGGCTATAAAACCGATCATACTGATACCACTAAGTATTGCTGCCATTGCCGTATCAGCATCATTGATCAATATATCCACTTTACATGGCATACTGTTGCTAAACCTATATGTAGCAGGCTTTGAAGCTGTAATGCATGTTCTATTCAGCTTCATTATGATTAACAAAGTTAAAAGCGTAAAAGATGTCGTTACTGAATAA